From Cucumis melo cultivar AY chromosome 3, USDA_Cmelo_AY_1.0, whole genome shotgun sequence:
GCATTTCATTTCTAACCGTATCTCATTTACTATGCATTATGCACATCTAGCtgccttctttctttctttcattttctcttttgtaATTCTGTGtattttccttttgttgtagAGCCTGTTGATAGTCCTAATCCATCTACTAACGGTCGGTATGACAGCTCGTTAGGTAAAGTATTGAAGCAAACATGTTTCTAATAAAATTTCACGAGACATGGATCTGGCCTTTGAGGTTTGAAAATTTGTGTATTTTAATCGGCAGGTTTCttgacaaaaaaatttatcaGTTTAGTTCAGGAGGCTGAAGATGGAACTCTTGATTTAAATAAAACTGCAGACGTATTAAAGGTATTGAATCTAATTTTTCTGCCTGGAAGGTCATGGAGAAGCTCTTCAAATTAgctgagattaattaattatttatttgcAACAAAACTTATGAATAATGTTTGATCCAGGTTCAGAAGAGGAGAATTTATGATATTACAAATGTTCTTGAAGGAATAGGCCTCATAGAGAAAACCACGACGAACCACATACGTTGGAAGTAAATAAATTGAGATTATCCTTGTTTTTCCACTGGAAACTGCAAAGTAGTAAGTAATGACTTTAAATCTTATGAACAGGGGAGGCGAGAGGCGTGGACCTCAAGAGCTCAACGATCAAGTTGGTAGATTAAAGGTGccttatctttttttttcttggagattttattttttcaaaattttgatttggCTTTTCTTAACGATTGGTATAAGCATTGATTATTACAAATTCACCGCTCAACTGATCATACTTTGCGCTCCGATCAGCATCTTGTAGCTGGTTCCTTTTACACACCGTCTTTATGATGTTTGAACATTTACAAACCGAGTATATTGTTTTCGTTATTATATGTTCGTCACAACCAATGGCATGCAGATTTATTGGCTAAGGGtttggttaaattaaattatcataTTTATTCGTGAATTGAACATCAATGATGGTAATTTGAGCTTTCCTTTCGGTTTCGTTAATGTAACTATTGTAGAAGCTTCATTCTGTTGTATATGAACTTGAATCTTTTTTGGTTGAAATAGATGAACTAAAAGTCACATTATAATTGAAGCTAATTTCATGTAGTAGGACTAGTGTGAATTGGAGTGTCTTGATCAAATGCTTGATTATTTAGGATTAGATTAGTTTGTTTTCGAGTTCTCTGTGAATAACTTTTCATTCACAATAGAATTGGATTTGATTCTTGGAGGAGCTCTTTTTTATCCTCCTGCTATATCATAACTAATATTTTGGAATAATTAGTGAACTGCAACGCTGTTGATGAGCTGCTTAGTAGGGTCATACAAACAAGTAATAAATATTAGAAGCTCATCTCATACAAGAAGATTATTTTAGTATCTCATCTTTATTTATTAGTAACAAGTTCACAAGAATGCCAAGTCACCTCATTATTAACACTTGATTAGCAAGTTAGAGGGATATGCTCAAACCTTTCTCGAATTAACGATATAATCTCAAAGCTCACTGCCCCTCTACAAAATGTATTCACAACATTCTCTAACTAACTTTTGGAGTAGCTTTCCCTTTTCGACCTTTCTAGCGTAGACATTTACCATTGGGGATCAACCGAGAACTTAGAAATTAACATGACATTATGTCATGTTGATTGTTTTGGGGACTCTAAATTCACCATCGAGCATATTGCTGAAGATTTATCGTTCCAATGGATATGATGAAAAATATCAGTCGGCAGAATGCTATTACTGGTACAGACTAATAAAAATGTTTTAGGCCCTTGTAACTCTATAATTCATACTCACAGTCACAGTTTGCATATTCTAAATTGTTCACTATATCTGTGATCTTATTGCAGGATGAAGTTAAAAGTTTATATGCAGATGAACGCAAACTTGATGAACTCATAAGGTTGGTTCGGTTTTAGAAAAACTGccaaaagaagaggaaaaaaaaaactcattgatcACTGATGCCTTTTGTGCAGGAAGAAACAAGAACTTCTAAGAAATCTCGAGCAAAATGCAAATTACAGGAAGTAAGATTGACCCGTCAAACTTTTTACTCGTATTGAAAGTTACATTTTGCTTCTTTTCTTTAACATTTGTCCCTCTTGAACTACATATCAGGAACCTTTTTATAACAGAAGAAGATATCTTGCGAATTCCTTGCTTCAAggttatttatttttcttgaagCTTTTGTAATTTCCATAAATTTTGAACATTAAACAATCTTCTCTTGAACTCACTATTGTTCTGTAATTGATGGATAGAATCAGACACTTATAGCAGTTAAAGCCCCCCAAGCTAGCTGTATCGAAGTACCCGATCCAGACGAGGTAGTTATAATCATACATTAATAAATTTTAGCTATTTCTCTTATCCATTAGCATTAGCGTTTGATAAATAAGTTCCCTATAAAAATCAGGAGGCTTGTTTTTCTGAGAGGCAATGTAGAATGATCATCAAAAGCACCACTGGGCCAATTGATTTATACCTCTTGAGGTATATTCTTCATGCCAGCCACTTCTTCTTACTCGTAACTCATTTCATGTACAATTACACAACATTCATCTCGAGATTCTGCTTCGTTTCTCAAGTATCCATCTCTCAAAACATTATATGTTTTTGGTGCTTGTAGGACTGCAAAACAAGAGCTGGAAGAAAATACTTCCAAACAAGCAAAACTATGCTTAGCACAGCAGAGTCATCCTAACATATTTACCAACAATACTTATTCTCCTTTCCAAGAATTTCATGGAATGCAAAGAATTTTACCTTTACATAATAATGTAAGTCCAAATTTAAAGCTACTATAAGCCCCCATGAATTCCAATTATTTTACTAATCATTAATTCCTCCCGTGCCTCTCCTTTTACAGATAGACGATGATTACTGGTTCCAATCAAATTCACAAGTGAGTATTACGCATTTATGGGGTGAGGAACACAACTTTTAACTTTGTCCCGGAAGACGAACAATATCAAGAGGTTTTCTTTATGGATCAcgacacaatttttttttccatcaaagAGACCGCAATATTTCGACAGTTTTCTATTTCTTACAGAAAAATTACCTCCGAAGGGATTACTCAGATAATAAAAGAGAATAAAAATGAAGTGTTATCAACTCTCAGCTCGAAGATATGAAGTGTTTATGTCTATTCTACACAGCATTTTTGTTGAAGAGAGGTATGCCTGAGATCTCCTTATACTTATAGCTCCTCTTTTTTATTTCCTTAATCTTTTCAAATGCTTAgtgcaattaattaattgtgctATAATGTCTCCATATCCATAATATTTATATGATTTTGTAATTCATGATTTTGCTATTGTAGACTATAGAACAAAGGTGCTATACTAATAGAAGgtattgtttttctttataaattctATCATATTTTCTCTCCCTTACCATTAACATTAATTAATGGTCAAGTTCTTCTACCTAACAAATTAGATTAGTGTTTGATTCCTAAGTATATATAAGTTTAAGTCTCCTCCATCCTTGAACATTCTCCTTACTTATCGGCTTAAAAAATATTGTAGAAGGCCCCAATGACATTATGGGAGTATATGATCTCTCTTGATATCATGTTATACCCATCAACCTAACCTAACATGTTAAGTTCATGAGTTACAATAAATTATATAgtttgaaaagaagaaataagaatAGAGAGAGTGGAGTCGAAAGAAATGTGATGATAAGAAGTTtctaatatatatttgatattcATAATTACAGTTATCTTTATTTGGATTGATAATATAGTTTTACAGTATGGAGTTTTCTTCTGGAATTGcttttcttccaatttccgCCATTTTATTGGGAATTGGAAGAGAATTTGTGTTTatgataataattattatttgtctttctcttcctcttcatcttcctcttcctctttctctttgGTTGATGGTTGCTTCTGCGGCTGTAAAACCTCATTTTGTATAACATTGTTAGGGCAAGTGGTTACTCAAAGCCACGTGAATTTAAAACCACAGAAAGTTCTCAAGTCCAAATGCTTTTTACTGCCACCGACTTGATTCGATCAGGTTttcatttattcattttttaatataaaaaagatatattatttgtttcatttAGTGGAGCTTAATACGCATGAGTAGGATTTAAAGAGATGCTTTGAGTCATATGCTTAGCTTGACTGGACCCACAAGTCTTACCACTCCTATAGTTTTGTTTCCCGAAAATAAAGCTGAAAACAGCTTTTcaaaaacttttaattttaatttccaaacttttctttatttttttgcaCAAATATCCTACTCGTCtgtaacattttaaattttttgtatttgttgaaaattatttttagtaacaaaacttttcaaaatagaaatataataGTCAATCCAGAGATGATTATGATAAACTAATAGATAGAATAGTATCTTCATCTATAATGATAGGGATAGACACAAAAAGTGATCCATTGTAATTCATTATCAATAGATAGTgatattttctaaatattatagttcattttgttatatttgaaattaaccttaaatcaatttcaatattttatttagtttgctatatttgaaatttgctacattttgtaaatatttttaatattttactatttttaaaatattctctaaattttttttagtacCTCAACAAGTGAGATACTagataaaaaaagataaaaaagtttCTATTGACTGTTTTTGttctaataattaaaattttatttttgaaaatcaattttgaaagaaaccTAAATAAGTTCTCCAATTTGTTATTTactatttacaaatatattaaatttgcaTCCTATTCAGAATTATTACTAATATTAAGTACTTCTCCATCCTAGGAAATCATGGGACCTTCTATGTAATGCTTCAAGTTAATTTTTTGAATGGCTTTTTTTTGCCATCCACaacaattttccttttaaaataaCAATTAAGATTGGATGATTCTCCAAAAAGCGACTTTAAGCTAATAAAGTaattgaggaaaaaaaaagtaataaaaggATCTTTATGTTTGTCACGAGTAGAACCACTTTCAAAGGTAGTGTTCTGAAGATATTTTATATGAGAAACAAATACATATTTAAAGCAgttttccaaaaagaaaaaaaaaagaaaaagaaaaagaaaagaaagatgtcATCTTAAACTTAAAGAGTGAAACTCAGTTTAAATCTCCTTAGATTATTagtatgaaataaaaataacagTTCAAAGGGAAAGTACTATTAAAATAATCTTGATAAATTTGTAAATTATAAAAcctttgaaaatatttacaaaatataatataatcgTAGATTTTGTCTCACAATCTAAAATTTCactgtattttataaatatttcaattttgaaaagactccttaaaactttgaagaaaaattatctaaattagATATTGTATTGATATTATAATGGTTTTAGTTTTAATCataattgaatattttttttttcaactactttgtcatttacaataatttttgtTAGTCGAAagttaaaatattcaaattctCATCACCTAAAATAAAGATACAAAATCCAAATATGAAAGTgttagaaaattttaaatttaagttgATAATTATGTTTCTTAAGCTTtcatttcataattattttcaCCTAGAAgtttatttgtttctttatcTACTTTTTCAAACAGCAGAAATGGgatttcaattttcattttctaaatatcATTGTTCTGTAATATACTCTAATTAAAAAGTtgttaaacaaaacaaaatcatacccaaaagttataataaaaaaactagaAGATGAATGTGCTAACTAGTAGGAAATAGTTTACTAAGTAAGAAATAGTTACTAATAAAGCTCTCGTTGAttctttaacaaaataaatttttaaaaagtatcGAGTTGTTTAGAAGATTTCCAAAAATACATCCTGAGGGAAAAAAAAGACTAATTTACTAATTCCTTTTAAGACCATTTCAAAACATtttattgtattgaaaaaaaaagaaagaaagaaaaagagattaTCCTTCCTAAGATCttcaaaaaatataacttttttAGTTATAACATTCAGTGAAAGCGTGGAATCCAATTctcttaactttttttttttttttttttttgttaaaagcATATCTAATAAACTAGTTAGTTACACTATGTTCCAAAcattaaaaatcaattttaacaTATTGAAAAATCATGAAAAGTTAAATTGCAAATTTGCTTCCCATTatttgaaaaagttaaaattcAAGTTCATATgatttataattataaattagTCCACACATAATTTGATAAAACCTTCGCAATAGTTCATACCataattttcatctttcttaCCGTTAAAATTCGATGCTATTAAACTCTATAGCTAAATTCTATGTTTTAAAATTACAGTAAATTTTAactctaatttatttttctaaattacctaaaacaaatttataatttctccatcatgttaaaataataataagaagaataataaaaaggaaaaaaggggGTTGTTGGGGTTTACCTTGGGAGGAGGAGCAGCCGTGGTTGATGGATTAGAAATATTAAGCTTAGAAAAGATATCAAAGAGAGTAGTTTGAAAGTAGGAAGCAGCTCTTCGAATGTAGAGAAAAGCAGCATCGCTAGCCTTCAGTTTCATCTCCGACAAGCTGCGGTCAATTACAGGCTCGTGTTTTGAAATATATGGTCTGAAAAACGAATCATACACATGGTTCGCTCCCTGACAACAAACACATTTCATTCCTCAAAGTTTTCATTAACATATATGAATTCATCATTTTTATTCATAATTTACCTTATCATAATTAGCGATCACTTTAGCTAACAGTTAACTACAACTATACCAACCactgaaaacgaaaaaaattgattgtttgtttctttttacaATTTCTTAATCACAGTCTCCATCTTTCCAcgttaaaattttgaattcttggTATATTTcaaaagcaaaaacaaaattttctcaTTTAATAACactatttgtttttttgttgttttcttgttttaatatatatgaaCACTAAAACTTATAAATTTCTATGTTGGATAGctaacattttttatttttgttttaagaacttaAGTTGAGTTTTCTaaagagaaattattttaaatgataaaattcataaattgactattatctatatcaatagattttgatttttaaaaaataatattttgctcaTTTGAAGGAGATAGATGAAAACCATTATATAAAAAGAATCGAGAGAAAACACAAGCATaagttcttaaaaaaataataatcttAAACAAGAAAATCATGATCAAACTAGttcttattaattttttaaatttaggttAGATAAAAAGACTTTTGGAATGtagataaaaaaaagaaaaaaaaaacaaaagaactaatacatggaagcagattttttatagatttatttttaaaaaaactaaagttaataattttcattttaatttattataaacAAAGTACCTTAGTTTTTGGATGCCATAGATAAACGAAGAATGCCAACTTTGCTTCACCGTAGAACGGAAACCTTCAAGCCAAAGGAGAAATGGTAACATAAAATGCAGAGCaaggtatattttgttggtatcTTCGAAATGGAAAAGTTCGAGGATTatctcctattttatttttattctttttaatagaaaaaattattcttaatattttcaagattttaagaaatttatgtatgtatatttaaaaaaaaaaaaagaaaggactTGAAATTTGTGCTGGGTACAAGAATGCAacaatttttaaagaaatttaaaattaatttttggaAGAGATGATCGTATAATTTGTAAATAATAATACTTAGGTGTAACTTAATTTGCATTTAAGTTTATGCTCATCCCTTCTCTagttatataaaaaatatttttttttgaaaaaaaaaagtaaattagCATGTAACAATTTTTAACTAGATGTAGTAGATCAAACATGCATAATAGATGAGTACAACATGATTATATCTAAGTTTTTCTATTCCTAAAAACCAATGTTTTTCTTCTATCGtaataaaaattacaaatgtCTAAGAAAATATGTCATTACATTTGCAAATACaatcataaaaataaaaagaatatataaaaaaacccCAAAACCAATTGCTCATAGGTTGGGCATGGTATTAAAGTTCCCACTATATATTTCTATCAATATTTTTCTAACATCCACATATTATAGATCTACATCaaatattaacaacaaaatggtgatataatataaattataatcattctacaatatttattcaataatctaactttcattttaaatttcttattttcattataagttcattttcaacatttatattttaaactttgttttttCGAGAAAAAAAACCGTAGTATTAAGGGAACTTTTTGAATTCttgaagaaataaaagaaataaacaattcaaattcataatattatactttcaaaattttaactatccaaaatatagatttatatttttgaaaaccGTTTCAGAAATATCAAGgatattttttcaatattcaatACGATTTTCAAATATCACTAATAATACATTTAACATTTgataaagaaaaagtaaaagaaaaaccTACCAAGAAATAAAAGAATCGCCAATTCTCTCGAGGATTGTCAATATAGCCACCAGAATCCTGCGTCCACCAAGGGATGGATAAAGCTTTAAAAATCAAGAAATGATATTATTTGCAAAATCAATATGGTGAGAAATTTGAAGAGTTATGCAACTTGCCAGTACTGACACCAATAATTCAGTTGCTCAATCTCCGGCTGGCTGGTTTCAACAGTTTTGTAGCACTCATAAGCAGGATAGGCATAGCCCAAAATCATACTACCGCCACAAAGATAAACTCGATCACAATTTGTAGAGCAAAAATTTGAACATATATATAGATTGAGAGTATAATTATAAACATACGTAAGTCCTCTGGTGATTAGTGCTCCTATCATTTTGAATAAACGCGGTCTATGATTTAGAACAAAAAGGAAGAGTTAGATAAACTTATAACTAAAGTATGATAACTTTTTTTATCTATAAAGTACAAGGTGAATAGGCAGGGgaattcaaaaaaaataaaaaaatccgAAGTATATAAAGCCAGATTAAACTACACAATTTTGTGAAAGAACAATAGATTCACATGAATACAGGTGGAACGAACAAAGAACAAAAGCGTTCACACGAATACAAGTGGAATGAACAAATAACAAAAGCATTCACGCGAATACAAGTGGaatgaagaaagaacaaaatcATTCACACGAATGCAAGCTTAACTCTGGTGATCGGAAGAACATATCCCTTCACTTTCCGTGATCATTTCAGATGCAAGACGGAAACAAAACAGAACAGTAATTAAGCAAAATGACAATAAATTTAACCGCGCATAATAGAGAAAGAAGAAATAATTACACGAATTGATTATTTAGTCGGAAATCAAGCGGAAACAACTCAAGCATCATCAAATTAATTACGGCACGTCTGAAGCAACAATCAGAAAATTGTAATGAAAGCTAAATAAAATTACACGAAATGCAACGAAATCATCAGCACGATCAGTTTAATTCAACGACTCAGGTACATGATCGAGTAAAAACAGAAAGAATCAAGATTAGCGAGATGACTCAGCCGATAAATCAACTCAGGTACATGATCGAGTAAAATCAAGATTAGCGAGATGAAT
This genomic window contains:
- the LOC103488036 gene encoding transcription factor E2FC isoform X2; its protein translation is MSKAVEDLIFRHRHSDYRFHLLSSHSNNRDMSSFSSSSSSALALPPQCCLQYHRPSPTSDQSNACDGRLAPEAHSKVSTIDLKRAYDISNSEALASRQVVASEQRMRSNDSSCEPVSSANEKQNKKFKLQKNSKSKTQKSVDEPVDSPNPSTNGRYDSSLGFLTKKFISLVQEAEDGTLDLNKTADVLKVQKRRIYDITNVLEGIGLIEKTTTNHIRWKGGERRGPQELNDQVGRLKDEVKSLYADERKLDELIRKKQELLRNLEQNANYRKNLFITEEDILRIPCFKTLIAVKAPQASCIEVPDPDEEACFSERQCRMIIKSTTGPIDLYLLRTAKQELEENTSKQAKLCLAQQSHPNIFTNNTYSPFQEFHGMQRILPLHNNIDDDYWFQSNSQVSITHLWGEEHNF
- the LOC103488036 gene encoding transcription factor E2FC isoform X1; translated protein: MSKAVEDLIFRHRHSDYRFHLLSSHSNNRDMSSFSSSSSSALALPPQCCLQYHRPSPTSDQSNACDGRLAPEAHSKVSTIDLKRAYDISNSEALASRQVVASEQRMRSNDSSCEPVSSANEKQNKKFKLQKNSKSKTQKSVDEPVDSPNPSTNGRYDSSLGFLTKKFISLVQEAEDGTLDLNKTADVLKVQKRRIYDITNVLEGIGLIEKTTTNHIRWKGGERRGPQELNDQVGRLKDEVKSLYADERKLDELIRKKQELLRNLEQNANYRKNLFITEEDILRIPCFKNQTLIAVKAPQASCIEVPDPDEEACFSERQCRMIIKSTTGPIDLYLLRTAKQELEENTSKQAKLCLAQQSHPNIFTNNTYSPFQEFHGMQRILPLHNNIDDDYWFQSNSQVSITHLWGEEHNF
- the LOC103488035 gene encoding HVA22-like protein h isoform X2, with product MIGALITRGLTMILGYAYPAYECYKTVETSQPEIEQLNYWCQYWILVAILTILERIGDSFISWFPFYGEAKLAFFVYLWHPKTKGANHVYDSFFRPYISKHEPVIDRSLSEMKLKASDAAFLYIRRAASYFQTTLFDIFSKLNISNPSTTAAPPPKPQKQPSTKEKEEEEDEEEEKDK
- the LOC103488035 gene encoding putative HVA22-like protein g isoform X1, with the protein product MIGALITRGLTMILGYAYPAYECYKTVETSQPEIEQLNYWCQYWILVAILTILERIGDSFISWFPFYGEAKLAFFVYLWHPKTKGANHVYDSFFRPYISKHEPVIDRSLSEMKLKASDAAFLYIRRAASYFQTTLFDIFSKLNISNPSTTAAPPPKVLQPQKQPSTKEKEEEEDEEEEKDK